From a single Lewinella sp. LCG006 genomic region:
- a CDS encoding CusA/CzcA family heavy metal efflux RND transporter, whose amino-acid sequence MLEQIINYSIRHKLIVLLFTLGIVGFGLYALSQISIGAVPDVTNNQVQVITTSRNLSTQDVEQFITYPVELEMANLPGVKEIRSVSKFGLSVVTIVFEDRMGTYLPRQLIEEKIKAAEEKIPAGFGKPFMGPVTTGLGEIYQYILDVRPGYEDRYSIMELRTIQDWIVKRQLSGIPGVVEVNTWGGQLKQYEVAIDPQRLRSIELSVTEVFQALEQNNNVAGGGYIEKTNESYFIRGEGLIGSLEDIEQIVVDNRNGTPIFIKDIAKVQFGAATRFGAITANGQGEKVLGQVMMLKDGNSKAVIESVQDRVAQIQKSLPEGVYINAFLDRSVLIGKTTSTVAENLILGCLIVIFVVVLLLGNFRSGLVVASVIPLCLLFALSLMYLFGVDANLMSLGAIDFGIIIDGAVIIVEYVAYKITTQADRLNGLDATDRQNMMDEITFKSTTKMMRSAVFGQIIIIIVFIPILSLTNVEGKMFSPMAMTFCFALIGAMLLCFTYVPVMSALFLKPAKQSKRNVSVMILSFLERLYTPTMALALRYKGVVLSIAAVLLIGSALLFSQMGGEFVPTLDEGDFVIQPVLKTGTSLSKTIETTTAIETILKKFPEVKQVVTRIGAAEVPTDPMSMEESDVIITLKPAHEWTTADTKDGLADAFKAALSVIPGIEYEFTQPIEMRFNELITGVRADLAIKIFGEDLDLLNELAQDIKKAIDGVEGAADISVEKVAGLPQMSVRYQREKIAKYGLNIADVNKLLTMNFAGLSAGSVFEGEKQFDLVVRYDAPFRKDLENLQNSFVSLPNGQQIPLRELAQISYTTGPAKISRDETKRRIVVGVNVRNRDLESVVQDVQGIIEKKIDLPVGYSITYGGQFENLRSARNRLMVAVPIALVLIFIMLYFAFQSAKEALMVYSAIPLSAIGGILLLYIRGMPFSISAGVGFIALFGIAVLNGLVLIEHFKELKAHGMTNLNRRILVGTQQRLRPVLLTAAAAALGFLPMALSTSAGAEVQRPLATVVVGGLISATLLTLVVLPVLYAYFDRKGRGRKRKLKALAVLLPLLALSLPGYSQTPVLSLEQVLDQALTNNAGLESQRLSVSQQRSLVPAAYNIDRTHIYYGYDENNIAPNNQPLSIIGVEQSFQLPGVYRAKEELQQGQAALQEQVLKLQERNVAKEVSKAYLNIVYWAKRQENFRYLDSLYRELARAASRRYELGETNYLEQLSTTSKQQEITLQLQQCEDALEESYQALKQWLQTSDPFEVDTKAFPVLIAQDTSISKHPAIAYFQQEEINAELAVKVAQKELLPDLQLAYFAGTNGAPEAAVYHGFQVGVGIPLWRKSGKAKITAAGLQSSITAQQKLDYQIQLQTTSARLQAQATKHERALEYYRTNGQRLAQEIIHTSTRAFQTGEIDFLQYLQSLDQAKQMENNYLDQRLQYYLTILDLHYLN is encoded by the coding sequence ATGTTAGAGCAGATCATTAATTATAGCATTCGTCATAAACTGATTGTATTGCTTTTTACGCTGGGGATCGTCGGGTTCGGGCTTTATGCCTTGTCGCAAATCTCCATTGGGGCCGTACCCGATGTCACCAACAACCAGGTGCAGGTCATTACCACCTCCAGGAATCTTTCTACCCAGGATGTGGAACAATTCATCACCTATCCTGTGGAGTTAGAGATGGCCAATCTGCCGGGGGTGAAGGAGATTCGGTCGGTTTCAAAGTTTGGTCTCTCGGTCGTGACCATTGTTTTTGAAGATCGGATGGGTACCTACCTGCCCCGACAACTCATTGAAGAGAAAATCAAGGCGGCGGAGGAAAAAATCCCCGCTGGTTTTGGTAAGCCTTTCATGGGGCCGGTCACTACCGGACTGGGGGAAATTTACCAATACATTCTCGATGTCCGCCCCGGTTACGAGGATCGGTATTCGATCATGGAACTACGGACGATTCAGGACTGGATCGTCAAACGCCAACTCTCCGGTATCCCTGGCGTAGTGGAAGTAAACACCTGGGGCGGGCAACTGAAACAGTACGAAGTGGCCATTGATCCGCAGCGTTTGCGCAGTATCGAGCTCAGTGTTACCGAAGTCTTCCAGGCCCTGGAGCAAAACAACAATGTGGCGGGCGGCGGCTACATCGAGAAAACGAACGAAAGCTATTTTATTCGCGGCGAAGGGCTGATCGGCTCCCTGGAAGACATTGAGCAAATTGTGGTAGACAACCGCAACGGAACACCCATTTTCATCAAAGATATCGCCAAGGTACAATTCGGGGCCGCTACCCGTTTCGGCGCCATCACCGCCAATGGCCAGGGCGAAAAAGTGCTCGGACAGGTGATGATGCTCAAAGACGGCAACTCCAAAGCCGTGATCGAAAGTGTTCAAGACCGGGTGGCCCAAATCCAGAAATCGCTCCCGGAAGGAGTGTACATCAATGCTTTTCTGGACCGTAGTGTACTGATTGGCAAAACGACCAGTACCGTCGCCGAAAACCTGATTTTGGGTTGCTTGATCGTCATTTTCGTAGTCGTCCTTTTGCTCGGCAATTTCCGTTCCGGGCTGGTGGTGGCTTCGGTGATTCCCCTCTGTCTCTTGTTTGCGCTTTCGCTGATGTACCTCTTTGGGGTGGATGCCAACCTGATGAGCTTGGGAGCCATTGACTTTGGGATCATCATTGACGGGGCGGTGATCATTGTAGAATACGTCGCTTATAAAATCACCACCCAGGCCGACCGCCTGAACGGGCTCGACGCGACCGATCGCCAAAACATGATGGATGAGATCACCTTTAAAAGCACCACCAAGATGATGCGCTCGGCGGTATTTGGGCAGATCATTATCATTATCGTCTTCATCCCAATTCTTTCGCTGACCAATGTAGAGGGGAAAATGTTCAGCCCGATGGCCATGACCTTCTGCTTTGCGCTCATTGGAGCCATGCTGCTGTGTTTCACCTACGTGCCCGTCATGTCGGCCCTTTTCCTGAAACCCGCCAAGCAGAGTAAGCGCAATGTTTCGGTGATGATTTTATCCTTTCTGGAACGGCTCTACACGCCGACCATGGCCTTGGCTTTGCGCTACAAGGGAGTTGTCCTTTCCATTGCCGCAGTGCTGTTAATCGGTTCCGCCCTCCTTTTTTCTCAGATGGGTGGAGAGTTTGTACCCACGCTGGATGAAGGTGATTTTGTCATCCAACCCGTTTTAAAAACGGGGACTTCGCTGAGCAAAACCATTGAAACCACGACGGCCATCGAAACCATCCTCAAAAAGTTTCCCGAAGTCAAGCAAGTGGTTACCCGAATTGGTGCAGCCGAGGTGCCTACCGACCCCATGTCGATGGAGGAAAGTGATGTCATCATTACCTTGAAGCCCGCCCACGAATGGACCACGGCCGATACCAAAGACGGGCTGGCCGATGCTTTTAAAGCAGCCCTTTCGGTGATCCCCGGCATTGAGTACGAGTTTACCCAACCCATTGAGATGCGCTTCAACGAGTTGATTACCGGTGTGCGCGCCGACCTTGCCATCAAAATATTTGGCGAAGACCTGGACCTCCTCAACGAGTTGGCGCAAGACATCAAAAAGGCCATCGATGGAGTGGAAGGTGCCGCCGATATTTCGGTAGAAAAAGTGGCTGGCTTGCCGCAAATGAGTGTCCGCTACCAGCGGGAAAAGATCGCTAAATACGGCCTGAACATCGCCGACGTCAATAAGCTGCTGACCATGAATTTTGCGGGGCTTTCCGCAGGTAGTGTCTTCGAAGGCGAGAAGCAATTTGACCTCGTTGTCCGCTATGATGCTCCCTTCCGCAAGGATCTGGAAAACTTGCAAAACAGCTTTGTCTCCCTACCCAATGGCCAGCAGATTCCCTTGCGGGAACTGGCCCAAATAAGCTACACCACCGGCCCCGCCAAAATCTCCCGCGACGAAACCAAGCGCCGGATTGTGGTGGGCGTAAATGTCCGGAATCGTGACTTGGAATCGGTGGTCCAAGATGTGCAGGGGATTATTGAGAAGAAGATCGACTTGCCCGTGGGGTATTCCATCACCTATGGCGGTCAGTTTGAGAACCTGCGCAGTGCCCGCAACCGCCTGATGGTAGCGGTGCCCATCGCGCTGGTGCTGATCTTCATCATGCTCTACTTCGCTTTCCAATCGGCCAAAGAAGCACTGATGGTGTACAGTGCCATCCCGCTATCGGCCATCGGTGGTATCCTCTTGCTGTATATCCGGGGCATGCCTTTCAGCATCTCAGCCGGGGTAGGTTTCATTGCGCTCTTCGGGATCGCGGTACTCAACGGCCTGGTCTTGATTGAACATTTCAAAGAACTAAAAGCACACGGTATGACCAACTTGAATCGTCGGATTCTGGTGGGTACCCAACAGCGGCTACGACCTGTTTTACTAACCGCAGCGGCGGCAGCCCTGGGCTTTTTACCCATGGCCTTGTCTACCTCTGCCGGTGCGGAGGTACAGCGGCCACTGGCGACCGTTGTGGTCGGCGGACTGATCTCGGCAACCCTCCTGACCTTGGTGGTGCTACCGGTGTTGTATGCCTATTTTGACCGTAAGGGCAGAGGCAGAAAACGCAAGCTCAAAGCCTTAGCGGTACTGCTGCCACTGTTGGCCTTATCGCTGCCAGGATATTCGCAAACGCCGGTTTTATCACTGGAGCAAGTCCTGGACCAGGCGCTGACCAACAATGCCGGACTGGAAAGCCAACGACTTTCTGTCTCCCAGCAGCGAAGCTTGGTGCCCGCCGCCTACAATATCGACCGGACGCATATTTACTACGGTTACGACGAAAACAATATAGCTCCGAATAACCAGCCGCTGAGCATTATCGGGGTAGAACAAAGCTTTCAGTTGCCCGGTGTTTACCGCGCCAAGGAGGAATTGCAGCAAGGGCAAGCGGCTTTGCAGGAACAAGTATTAAAGCTGCAAGAAAGGAATGTGGCCAAGGAGGTTTCCAAGGCTTACCTCAATATCGTCTATTGGGCAAAGCGGCAGGAGAATTTCCGTTACCTCGACAGCCTCTATCGCGAACTGGCCCGCGCGGCCAGTCGGCGCTACGAACTGGGGGAAACTAATTACCTGGAACAACTCTCCACTACCAGCAAGCAGCAGGAGATCACCCTGCAATTGCAGCAATGTGAAGATGCATTGGAGGAAAGCTACCAGGCGCTCAAGCAATGGCTCCAAACCAGTGATCCGTTTGAGGTAGACACCAAGGCGTTTCCTGTGCTGATCGCTCAGGATACCTCCATCAGTAAGCATCCGGCTATCGCCTATTTTCAGCAGGAAGAAATCAATGCGGAACTGGCGGTAAAAGTTGCTCAAAAGGAGCTGCTTCCCGACTTGCAACTCGCCTACTTTGCGGGCACCAATGGCGCACCCGAAGCCGCTGTCTACCACGGTTTTCAAGTAGGTGTAGGTATTCCGCTGTGGCGCAAAAGCGGGAAAGCGAAAATAACGGCGGCAGGATTGCAAAGCAGCATCACAGCCCAGCAAAAACTCGATTATCAAATCCAGTTACAGACCACATCGGCCCGGCTACAAGCGCAGGCCACCAAACATGAGCGGGCACTGGAATATTACCGAACAAATGGCCAGCGCTTGGCTCAGGAAATCATCCATACCTCTACCCGAGCCTTTCAGACCGGAGAGATCGACTTTTTGCAGTACCTACAGTCGCTGGATCAGGCCAAACAGATGGAAAACAATTACCTGGATCAACGGCTACAGTACTACCTGACCATTTTGGATCTCCATTATCTGAACTAG
- a CDS encoding DUF2490 domain-containing protein codes for MKKYFLFLLMSGLTCFTLNAQTVSQLNSWWTYSGNHQLAEKFSLHTLYSFRRNDLVKNWQQSLLRLGVNYHYSAKLMATLGYDDVINFPYGEQPIAHRVKEHRIYEQITLKDKIGSVGVSQLYRLEQRLVSGVDTRNRLRYRVTLEVPLQKADKNKLFLSLFNEVMINVGKTAGSHYFDQNWLYGGLGYRLNKNSALSLGYMNQYLVKVDNLHAENNHTLQVGLSYNFDLRHH; via the coding sequence ATGAAGAAGTATTTTCTATTCCTGCTCATGAGCGGGCTGACATGCTTTACGCTAAATGCACAAACTGTTTCCCAACTCAACTCATGGTGGACCTATTCAGGTAACCACCAGCTTGCTGAAAAATTTAGCTTACACACCCTTTATTCTTTCCGGAGGAATGACTTGGTCAAAAACTGGCAGCAATCATTACTACGCCTTGGCGTCAATTATCATTATTCTGCTAAGCTCATGGCTACCCTGGGGTACGACGATGTGATCAACTTTCCTTACGGAGAACAACCCATCGCGCACCGGGTGAAGGAACACCGTATCTATGAGCAAATTACGCTAAAAGATAAGATTGGAAGCGTAGGGGTTTCCCAGCTTTATCGCCTGGAGCAAAGGCTTGTTTCTGGCGTAGATACGAGAAATCGGCTGCGCTATCGCGTGACTTTAGAGGTGCCACTGCAAAAGGCTGATAAAAATAAATTGTTCCTGTCGCTTTTCAATGAAGTCATGATCAACGTCGGAAAAACAGCGGGTAGCCATTACTTTGACCAAAACTGGTTGTACGGCGGCCTGGGCTATCGTTTGAATAAAAACAGTGCCTTAAGCCTGGGTTACATGAATCAATACCTCGTAAAAGTTGATAATCTGCACGCTGAAAATAATCACACATTGCAAGTGGGCTTAAGCTATAATTTTGACCTTCGGCATCATTAG
- a CDS encoding c-type cytochrome domain-containing protein, producing the protein MQRLLISSGILALFLFAACTTDPIIPEGGIPVIPPIQDPGTTNDNECPDGVISFQFQVLPLMISSCAYSGCHDAISHEEGVVLDSYEKILREVRPGNPNDSDLYESITENGDDIMPPPPAARLTNAQITMIRTWIQQGAENTDCGTPCDPQAIAFAADIRPLLDNYCVGCHNNNRQEGNVNLSTHANILTYVNNGGLMATIRGDQYYPIMPPTGSRFSDCRIEQIQNWINDGAPNN; encoded by the coding sequence ATGCAACGACTCCTGATTTCAAGTGGCATTTTGGCCCTCTTTCTTTTCGCGGCGTGTACCACCGATCCGATTATCCCCGAGGGGGGTATTCCCGTCATTCCCCCAATCCAGGATCCTGGCACTACCAATGACAATGAATGCCCGGATGGCGTCATTTCCTTCCAATTCCAGGTGCTGCCCCTGATGATCTCCTCCTGTGCCTACAGCGGGTGCCATGATGCTATCTCCCACGAAGAAGGTGTGGTGCTGGATTCCTACGAAAAAATCCTACGAGAAGTAAGGCCAGGTAACCCCAACGACAGTGACCTTTACGAGTCGATTACGGAAAACGGTGATGACATTATGCCCCCGCCACCAGCTGCACGCCTGACAAATGCACAGATCACAATGATCAGAACCTGGATACAGCAAGGTGCTGAAAATACCGATTGTGGGACTCCTTGCGATCCACAAGCCATTGCTTTTGCCGCAGACATCCGCCCTCTCCTTGACAACTACTGTGTAGGCTGCCACAACAACAACCGCCAGGAAGGTAATGTCAATCTGTCCACACACGCCAATATCCTGACTTATGTGAATAACGGCGGGCTGATGGCGACGATCCGCGGTGATCAATACTACCCTATTATGCCTCCTACTGGTAGTCGGTTTAGCGATTGCCGAATTGAACAAATACAAAACTGGATCAATGATGGTGCTCCCAACAACTAA
- a CDS encoding c-type cytochrome, giving the protein MLKASLILSLLGGILFIARPNLTEWAGKDSLQKVQAALGEPLPPHYLSPTEDQIRIGKELVLEGRTIGPDGQRTNYISKYYACTSCHNIEQEDPDLRVSDPEARMPYVKEKGLPFLQGSTFKGIVNRESWYNDDYVKKYGDEKVGRAHRDLREAIQLCAVECSQGRPMEDWEIEAVLAYYWSLEYTLDDLGMTEEDLAQLNQQQQDEQQHPALKGWLRSFYSTKSPAHFYDSAPNKELGYEGLTGRPAVGRDLYELSCLHCHKPGGVSHYILDHSELSFQHLERMIPKDSHFSLYQIIPYGTYAIPGHRPYMPHYPEERMNQQQVEDLRAYIEQMAQ; this is encoded by the coding sequence ATGCTGAAAGCCAGTTTAATACTATCCCTTTTAGGAGGAATCCTTTTTATTGCCCGGCCCAATCTGACGGAATGGGCGGGAAAAGATAGTCTGCAAAAAGTACAGGCGGCATTAGGCGAACCACTGCCTCCTCACTACCTCTCTCCTACGGAGGATCAGATCCGTATAGGAAAAGAACTGGTGTTGGAGGGTCGTACCATAGGCCCTGACGGCCAACGCACTAATTACATCAGCAAATATTACGCTTGCACCTCTTGCCACAATATTGAACAGGAAGATCCTGACCTCCGCGTGAGTGACCCCGAAGCGCGGATGCCTTACGTGAAAGAAAAAGGCCTGCCCTTCCTGCAGGGCAGCACCTTCAAGGGCATTGTCAATAGGGAAAGTTGGTACAATGATGATTATGTCAAAAAGTACGGGGATGAAAAAGTCGGGCGGGCGCACCGCGACCTCCGGGAAGCAATCCAGTTGTGTGCCGTAGAGTGTTCGCAAGGGCGACCGATGGAAGACTGGGAAATTGAAGCGGTATTGGCCTATTACTGGTCGTTGGAATATACGCTGGATGATCTTGGCATGACCGAAGAAGACCTGGCTCAACTCAACCAGCAGCAGCAAGATGAACAGCAGCACCCGGCCCTAAAAGGCTGGCTTCGCAGCTTTTACAGCACCAAGTCCCCGGCGCACTTCTACGATTCGGCTCCTAACAAAGAGCTAGGTTACGAAGGACTCACCGGACGCCCGGCGGTAGGCCGTGACCTTTATGAACTCAGCTGCCTGCACTGCCACAAGCCCGGAGGCGTTTCGCATTATATTTTGGACCATTCCGAATTGAGTTTTCAGCATTTAGAGCGGATGATTCCCAAGGATTCTCACTTTTCGCTTTATCAAATCATTCCCTACGGTACTTACGCGATTCCCGGGCACCGCCCCTATATGCCGCATTATCCAGAGGAGCGGATGAACCAACAACAAGTAGAAGACCTGCGGGCCTACATTGAGCAAATGGCCCAGTAA
- a CDS encoding DUF5777 family beta-barrel protein, which translates to MINKFLSACGLILLTQICLLSTVYGQGTEKQYAYETFRGTRVINGQSVEMRRGGEMEMIINHRFGRINGGGYEFFGLDEANIRIGLDYGIMDWLTVGGGRSSLGKEFDGFLKVSLLKQSTGGSWAMPLSATFYSSVAYNSLQDSDPLRPVLQQHRFSYVSQLLLARKFSDRFSLQLAPTYVHFNIVNTQDESNDKIALGAAGKYQLSKNWALTSEYYYTLPAYQQADRTNALSIGFDLNTGSHVFQFHFTNSTAMIEKQFIGETTGNWLDGDIHLGFNIVRTFKLKGRRY; encoded by the coding sequence ATGATCAACAAATTTTTATCGGCCTGCGGGTTAATCCTCCTCACTCAAATTTGCTTGCTCTCCACGGTTTATGGACAGGGGACAGAGAAGCAGTATGCTTACGAAACCTTCCGCGGCACGCGGGTGATCAACGGGCAATCGGTAGAGATGCGCCGGGGCGGAGAAATGGAAATGATCATCAACCACCGTTTTGGGCGGATCAACGGTGGAGGCTACGAATTTTTCGGGCTGGATGAAGCGAATATCCGAATTGGGTTGGATTATGGTATTATGGATTGGCTCACCGTAGGTGGAGGACGAAGCTCTTTGGGAAAGGAATTTGACGGTTTTCTGAAAGTCAGTTTACTTAAACAATCAACTGGTGGTAGCTGGGCCATGCCTTTGTCTGCCACCTTTTATTCCAGTGTTGCTTACAACTCCTTGCAGGATAGTGATCCTCTGCGCCCTGTTTTGCAGCAGCATCGGTTTAGTTATGTATCACAACTCTTGCTGGCTCGAAAATTCTCTGACCGCTTTTCTTTGCAATTGGCCCCTACTTACGTGCATTTCAATATCGTAAACACCCAGGACGAGTCGAATGACAAGATCGCCCTGGGTGCTGCGGGAAAATACCAGCTTTCCAAAAATTGGGCACTGACTTCCGAATACTACTATACCTTGCCTGCTTACCAGCAAGCGGATCGTACCAATGCTTTATCCATTGGTTTTGACCTCAATACCGGTAGCCACGTTTTTCAATTTCACTTTACCAACAGTACCGCCATGATTGAAAAACAATTTATTGGCGAAACCACTGGAAATTGGCTAGACGGTGATATTCACCTGGGTTTTAACATCGTACGAACCTTTAAATTGAAAGGCCGGAGGTATTAA
- a CDS encoding efflux RND transporter periplasmic adaptor subunit, which yields MKNINFVFLLFSFLLFNACHQQADEGIEIAAADEEMTDGSITVTAQQYAQAKMQLGLLTAQDLPNIVTASGILDVPPGHQAAVSAYAGGYVKNIQLVPGQMVSKGQRLFTLENPELLMLQQNYLETVAQLTYLKADYERQGTLADENIASQKNSLKATSDYEATLARAEGLKARLKLLGINTNDLTPTTLTNSMTIYAPISGYITEVNAVQGMYLQPQDVALKIINTSNLHVELEVFEKDIMSIKTGQKISFRIADKGNKSYEARVHLIEKTLDPETRLVKIHGELDNTNASFLPGMYVSAEIMTSDLKGTSIPETALVNAGDATYLLVLKERTPQQITFEQRMVKTGLQRDGWVQILNPETFQPQDSILIEGAFNLIGIE from the coding sequence ATGAAAAATATAAATTTCGTTTTCCTGCTTTTTTCTTTCCTGTTGTTCAACGCCTGTCACCAGCAAGCCGATGAAGGCATTGAAATTGCGGCCGCTGACGAAGAAATGACCGATGGAAGCATTACGGTCACCGCGCAACAGTATGCACAAGCAAAGATGCAGTTGGGGCTACTCACTGCCCAGGATTTGCCCAATATTGTCACTGCTTCCGGTATCTTAGATGTACCTCCAGGCCACCAAGCTGCGGTGAGTGCTTACGCCGGAGGTTACGTCAAAAACATACAGTTGGTACCGGGGCAAATGGTCAGTAAAGGACAGCGCCTTTTCACCTTGGAGAACCCTGAGTTGTTGATGCTTCAGCAAAATTATCTCGAAACGGTAGCGCAACTGACCTACCTCAAAGCAGATTACGAACGCCAGGGGACATTGGCCGATGAGAACATCGCCTCGCAAAAAAACAGCCTTAAGGCAACGTCTGATTATGAAGCGACCCTGGCGCGGGCCGAAGGCCTAAAAGCTCGCCTTAAATTATTAGGCATCAACACCAATGATCTTACGCCTACGACCCTCACTAACAGCATGACCATTTATGCCCCGATCAGTGGTTATATCACCGAAGTGAATGCGGTGCAAGGGATGTATCTGCAACCCCAGGACGTAGCCCTGAAGATCATCAACACCAGTAATCTCCACGTAGAACTAGAAGTTTTTGAAAAAGACATTATGTCCATTAAAACCGGTCAAAAAATCTCGTTCCGCATCGCTGACAAGGGCAATAAAAGCTACGAAGCCAGGGTACACCTGATCGAAAAGACGCTTGACCCCGAAACCCGACTGGTGAAAATACACGGAGAATTGGATAACACCAATGCTTCTTTCCTCCCCGGCATGTACGTCAGTGCCGAGATCATGACGAGTGATTTAAAGGGGACCTCCATTCCTGAAACTGCCTTGGTCAATGCTGGAGACGCTACCTATTTACTGGTTTTAAAAGAGAGAACGCCGCAGCAAATCACCTTCGAGCAGCGCATGGTAAAAACGGGCTTGCAAAGAGATGGCTGGGTACAAATCCTCAATCCAGAGACCTTTCAGCCACAGGATTCTATTCTAATTGAAGGGGCTTTTAACTTGATCGGGATAGAGTAG
- a CDS encoding carbonic anhydrase yields the protein MDINQIFKNNENWIAHKLNVEKDYFVNLSKGQSPEILYIGCSDSRVTAEDLMGAKPGDIFVHRNIANMVPNTDLSVMSVIEYAVSHLKVNHVVICGHYFCGGVKAAMQSADLGILNPWLRNIRDVYRLHRKELDAIADEEAKYKRLVELNVQEQCVNVLKTAAVQTAFRDRGITVHGWVFDIHSGKLIDLKIDFEQILSGVREIYRLD from the coding sequence ATGGACATTAATCAAATCTTTAAAAACAACGAAAACTGGATAGCCCATAAACTTAATGTGGAGAAGGACTACTTCGTGAATTTGTCTAAAGGACAAAGTCCCGAAATCCTTTACATTGGCTGTTCAGATAGCAGGGTGACGGCAGAGGATCTGATGGGCGCAAAACCCGGAGATATTTTTGTCCATCGCAACATTGCGAACATGGTACCCAATACGGACCTGAGCGTGATGTCGGTCATCGAATACGCAGTGAGTCACTTGAAGGTGAACCACGTGGTGATCTGTGGACATTATTTCTGCGGTGGGGTAAAAGCCGCCATGCAGTCGGCTGATCTGGGTATCCTCAACCCCTGGCTACGAAATATCCGCGATGTGTATCGCCTGCACCGTAAGGAACTGGACGCCATTGCCGATGAGGAAGCAAAGTACAAAAGACTGGTCGAGCTGAATGTGCAGGAACAGTGTGTAAATGTGCTGAAGACCGCTGCTGTTCAGACGGCTTTCCGCGACCGGGGCATCACGGTGCACGGCTGGGTCTTTGACATCCACAGCGGCAAGTTAATTGACTTGAAGATTGATTTTGAGCAGATTCTTTCCGGGGTGAGAGAAATTTATCGCTTGGATTAA